One part of the Treponema sp. OMZ 787 genome encodes these proteins:
- a CDS encoding tetratricopeptide repeat protein yields the protein MKITKRIFVCFSFLIAAAVVFSCKTTQEAAKPPIVEEEKKNEPKKAETKTIKPIVIKPSAAEPKKIQPKKSAKKENKNSREEFNDKLTALSNNKDFDGILKLIDESDPELTKDFKIQYLKLSILISMRKNQEAETFAAELSKTYPNNTDILYAQVMMAQSENNLKKKNQYLEKILAINPKDSRALTEQGLDLYSAKRYSDARRKFIQAYKVDPKCTEALIGLGRINYLDGKLDQAESNLTAALELEPNNSIALAELARIKSETNRMYQALQDINKAAELEPNNPSHWNDIGSYNLTIGRKEEAKKAYSKVIELTPDSYIAYIYRAGINDDLGYKEEALDDYIKVCNLYPPYYFALEGAGILFWEKGDWLNAGTAFLKALNKSPASYQYAILYAISLYRQNKKLDAKKFMQNYLKTINRTEKENEYFLCRLFIDFAGDSELINRATAETDKIKKGRMFFYLGEFYNLTKKYTLAEKCYVQVTSIENPAFFEYRFAKKAMDEFNLSTGK from the coding sequence ATGAAAATAACCAAGCGAATTTTTGTGTGTTTTAGTTTTTTGATTGCTGCAGCCGTCGTTTTTTCGTGTAAGACAACCCAAGAGGCTGCCAAACCGCCCATAGTCGAAGAAGAAAAAAAGAATGAACCTAAAAAGGCTGAAACTAAAACAATCAAGCCGATAGTAATAAAGCCTTCCGCAGCGGAGCCTAAAAAAATTCAACCTAAAAAATCGGCAAAAAAAGAAAACAAAAATTCCCGAGAAGAATTTAATGATAAACTTACAGCTCTTTCAAATAATAAAGACTTTGACGGTATTTTAAAATTGATAGATGAATCGGATCCTGAACTGACCAAGGATTTTAAGATACAGTATCTAAAACTTTCCATCCTCATTTCGATGAGAAAAAATCAAGAAGCCGAAACTTTTGCAGCCGAACTTTCTAAGACCTATCCGAATAATACAGACATTCTTTATGCACAAGTTATGATGGCCCAATCCGAAAACAATCTTAAAAAGAAAAATCAATACTTGGAAAAAATTTTGGCCATCAATCCCAAAGATTCACGGGCGTTAACCGAACAGGGCTTGGACTTATATTCAGCCAAAAGATATAGTGATGCCAGAAGAAAATTTATACAAGCCTATAAGGTAGATCCTAAGTGCACCGAAGCCCTCATAGGCCTCGGCCGTATAAACTACCTTGACGGAAAACTCGATCAGGCAGAATCAAATTTAACCGCAGCCTTGGAACTTGAACCGAATAACAGCATAGCCCTTGCAGAACTTGCACGCATAAAATCAGAAACAAACAGAATGTATCAGGCCCTGCAGGATATAAATAAGGCTGCCGAACTTGAGCCGAACAATCCAAGTCATTGGAACGATATCGGTTCTTACAATCTTACAATAGGCCGAAAAGAGGAAGCAAAAAAAGCTTACAGCAAGGTTATAGAGCTTACTCCAGATTCATACATAGCCTATATTTACAGGGCAGGCATAAACGATGATCTAGGCTACAAGGAAGAAGCTCTGGATGATTACATAAAAGTATGCAATCTCTATCCGCCCTATTATTTTGCATTGGAAGGAGCCGGTATATTATTTTGGGAAAAAGGCGATTGGCTCAACGCAGGTACGGCATTTTTAAAAGCCTTAAACAAGTCTCCGGCATCTTATCAATATGCAATATTATACGCAATAAGTCTTTATAGGCAAAATAAAAAATTGGATGCCAAAAAATTTATGCAAAACTATCTAAAAACAATTAACCGTACAGAAAAAGAAAACGAATACTTTTTATGCCGCCTTTTTATAGATTTTGCAGGCGACAGTGAACTCATAAACAGGGCAACGGCCGAAACAGACAAGATAAAAAAAGGAAGAATGTTTTTTTATCTTGGAGAATTTTATAATCTGACCAAAAAATATACTCTGGCCGAAAAATGCTATGTCCAGGTAACTTCAATAGAAAATCCGGCTTTTTTTGAATACCGTTTTGCAAAAAAAGCCATGGATGAATTTAATTTAAGCACAGGAAAATAG
- a CDS encoding 5-formyltetrahydrofolate cyclo-ligase produces the protein MLKEEKAQVRKLIKAYFKSPEGKALVKNTEEQQNSKEYCRVFLNKIPQYGKAKTVFAYHPINEEFPTLGLLKQAAEDKKTIALPLVLDKDLVFKKMEFKDGKIEPVQSGAFGIMEPSKEALTLFPQNQEEKKTCPLELPLLILVPGRAFSKKGERMGRGGGFYDRFFEKLFKSVKKEDVCLAGLCFSGQILDSIPMGEFDYPVDLVVTESGILTKSKR, from the coding sequence ATGCTTAAAGAAGAAAAGGCACAGGTGCGAAAACTCATAAAAGCGTATTTTAAAAGCCCTGAAGGAAAGGCCCTCGTAAAAAACACCGAGGAGCAGCAAAACAGCAAAGAATATTGTAGGGTCTTTTTAAATAAAATACCTCAATACGGAAAAGCCAAAACCGTTTTTGCTTATCATCCCATAAACGAGGAATTTCCCACATTGGGGCTTTTAAAGCAGGCAGCGGAGGACAAAAAGACTATCGCCCTGCCCCTCGTTTTAGATAAGGATTTGGTATTCAAAAAAATGGAATTTAAAGACGGCAAAATTGAACCTGTGCAAAGCGGAGCCTTCGGCATCATGGAACCTTCCAAGGAAGCCTTAACACTCTTCCCTCAAAATCAAGAAGAAAAAAAGACTTGTCCTTTGGAACTCCCTCTTTTAATTTTGGTTCCCGGCAGGGCTTTTTCAAAAAAAGGAGAGAGGATGGGCAGGGGCGGCGGTTTTTATGACAGATTTTTTGAAAAACTCTTTAAAAGCGTAAAAAAAGAAGATGTCTGCCTTGCAGGGCTTTGTTTTTCGGGGCAAATTTTGGACAGTATTCCGATGGGAGAATTTGACTATCCTGTAGACCTTGTGGTAACCGAATCCGGAATTTTGACAAAATCAAAACGGTAA
- the rpmB gene encoding 50S ribosomal protein L28, which yields MSRVCEICGKGSLSGNSVSKSKIHTKRVWKPNLVNVKTEIGGRTLTIKMCSRCLKSDYVTKKV from the coding sequence ATGTCAAGAGTATGTGAAATTTGCGGAAAAGGCTCATTATCAGGTAACTCGGTAAGTAAGTCCAAAATTCACACAAAAAGAGTTTGGAAGCCCAATCTAGTGAATGTAAAAACAGAAATCGGCGGCAGAACTCTAACCATTAAAATGTGTTCTCGATGCTTAAAAAGCGATTACGTTACAAAAAAAGTTTAG
- a CDS encoding ABC transporter substrate-binding protein, protein MKTKFFFLFALCTLFFVSCGSKTVSYLDQPASDAYDKILKEEIENPPDFSASPVLVDGFRLDGTPAGLKWYTSYPKDLSSKALKKGGIFYGFLGDIPNTFRYMGPGADELCVKLFNTQMPLLWTSLETFEFLPCSAVYWAVDADSKTVYYKLNETILWSDGQPCTAEDWVFANEFCKSKKIVDPIKNREHNNLEVKKINDFCLSVHVLGSQKYTEQELLDITNFKPIAKHFYDGAVPDDWIAKYNRTVEPTTGPYILKKYDYNNGLHFNKVENWWAHNYPHFKAIANFDEIFYRIITGDKRPAFTKFARGLFDVIHIDDQGEWVRAEASADVQNGFINLWRGRHVPVQGPAGLFFNSQAAPLDHLFVRKGLYYAVDIDGMINRIYSDKRVRLHTIGSGQTWGSAEFNNSGIKKPSFDPKKARELFAKAGYDRVNSSGILINSEGRELSFVILYNDPLLYEAFGFLYAQALIAGLKIEFRQIGGKLFDKVSNRDYQAWWGSLNSYRLPDNYSLFHSSFAESKSFNNFFGYSDPELDRLLEKYENTSLTYLEKAAVNREIEKLVDEAALMIPSFYKDTIDVMAWKWICFPSWFNMKHQKYLDDPMFGYMWFDGDIEAECIKAKDENKLLQMRAYFLSERYK, encoded by the coding sequence TTGAAAACTAAATTTTTTTTTCTTTTTGCTTTATGCACTCTTTTTTTTGTTTCATGCGGTTCTAAAACCGTATCTTATCTTGATCAACCGGCTTCCGATGCTTACGATAAAATTTTAAAGGAAGAAATAGAAAACCCTCCTGATTTTTCGGCTTCTCCCGTCTTGGTTGATGGTTTCCGCCTTGACGGAACTCCTGCCGGCTTAAAGTGGTATACATCTTATCCCAAGGATCTTTCTTCTAAGGCCTTAAAAAAAGGCGGCATCTTCTACGGCTTTTTGGGCGATATACCCAATACTTTCCGATATATGGGGCCGGGTGCCGATGAGCTTTGTGTAAAGCTTTTTAATACCCAAATGCCTCTTTTATGGACATCATTGGAGACATTTGAATTCTTGCCGTGTTCGGCTGTGTATTGGGCTGTAGATGCTGATTCTAAAACCGTTTACTACAAATTAAACGAAACAATTTTATGGTCTGACGGACAACCTTGTACGGCTGAGGACTGGGTTTTTGCCAACGAATTCTGTAAGTCGAAAAAAATTGTTGACCCGATAAAAAACAGAGAACATAATAATCTTGAAGTAAAAAAAATAAATGACTTTTGTTTGTCGGTACATGTGCTTGGCAGTCAAAAATATACTGAACAAGAACTTTTGGATATAACCAATTTTAAACCTATTGCAAAACATTTTTACGATGGGGCTGTTCCCGATGACTGGATCGCAAAATACAACCGTACCGTTGAACCTACTACAGGACCTTATATTCTAAAAAAATATGACTATAACAACGGTCTTCATTTTAATAAGGTTGAAAACTGGTGGGCTCATAACTATCCTCATTTTAAGGCTATTGCTAATTTTGACGAGATTTTTTATAGGATAATTACCGGAGATAAACGGCCGGCTTTTACAAAATTTGCCAGAGGTCTTTTTGATGTAATTCATATAGACGATCAGGGGGAATGGGTGAGGGCCGAGGCTTCTGCCGATGTTCAAAACGGTTTTATCAATCTTTGGAGAGGCCGTCATGTTCCGGTACAAGGTCCTGCCGGTTTATTTTTTAACAGTCAGGCCGCTCCTCTCGACCATCTTTTTGTCCGTAAAGGACTTTATTATGCCGTCGATATAGACGGTATGATAAACAGAATTTATTCGGATAAAAGAGTTAGGTTGCACACAATCGGTTCAGGCCAAACTTGGGGAAGTGCCGAATTTAATAATTCCGGTATAAAAAAGCCGTCCTTTGACCCTAAAAAAGCCAGAGAGCTTTTTGCTAAGGCCGGATACGATAGGGTAAATTCTTCCGGGATTTTGATAAATTCTGAAGGAAGGGAATTGAGTTTTGTTATTCTATATAACGATCCTTTATTGTATGAAGCTTTCGGCTTTTTATATGCTCAGGCCTTGATTGCCGGCTTAAAAATTGAGTTTAGGCAAATCGGCGGAAAACTTTTTGATAAGGTTTCAAACAGGGACTATCAGGCTTGGTGGGGCAGTCTTAATTCTTACCGCCTCCCCGATAACTACAGCCTTTTTCATTCTTCATTTGCCGAATCAAAAAGTTTTAATAATTTTTTCGGTTATTCAGACCCTGAACTGGATAGGCTTTTAGAAAAATATGAGAATACTTCTTTAACCTATCTTGAAAAAGCGGCCGTAAACCGTGAGATAGAAAAGCTTGTAGATGAAGCTGCTCTTATGATTCCGTCATTCTACAAAGATACAATTGATGTTATGGCTTGGAAGTGGATTTGCTTTCCCTCTTGGTTCAATATGAAGCATCAAAAATATCTTGATGACCCTATGTTCGGTTATATGTGGTTTGACGGCGATATTGAAGCTGAGTGTATAAAAGCTAAGGATGAAAATAAGCTTTTACAAATGCGGGCTTATTTTTTGAGTGAGAGGTACAAGTAA
- a CDS encoding ABC transporter ATP-binding protein, protein MAERQPIFEAVDLVQEFSQGKYTKNVVHALNGVNIKVYPGETLGLVGETGCGKSTLCRAMMRLYKPTSGKVLYKGRSIESLPERKLRDVRRNVQMIFQDPADSMNSRMNVGYIIEEPLLIQTKMTPNERKEKVMGLLKYVGLPEDAYYRYPHEFSGGQRQRIAIARALVLDPEVVVCDEPVSALDVSVQSQVLNLLLDMQKERNLTLLFISHGLNVVKHMSDRVAVMYLGSIMEMAPSLEIYKDPLHPYTQALIAAIPDTDPDNRRRRIPFTGEIPSPIHLPTGCPFHLNCTKKIDKCSVEKPVLREVAEGHMCACHLV, encoded by the coding sequence ATGGCCGAAAGACAACCTATTTTTGAAGCAGTTGATTTAGTTCAAGAATTTTCTCAAGGAAAATATACTAAAAATGTTGTTCATGCCTTAAATGGTGTAAACATAAAAGTATACCCCGGTGAAACCCTTGGTCTTGTAGGCGAGACCGGCTGCGGCAAAAGTACCCTTTGCCGTGCAATGATGCGCCTTTACAAACCTACATCCGGAAAAGTTCTTTATAAGGGCAGAAGCATTGAAAGCCTGCCTGAGCGGAAGCTAAGAGATGTCCGCCGGAATGTTCAGATGATTTTCCAAGATCCTGCAGACTCCATGAACTCCCGAATGAATGTCGGTTACATCATCGAGGAGCCCCTTCTTATCCAGACAAAGATGACTCCAAACGAAAGAAAAGAAAAGGTAATGGGGCTTTTAAAATATGTAGGTCTTCCGGAAGATGCTTATTACCGATACCCCCACGAATTTTCAGGCGGTCAGCGTCAGCGTATTGCTATCGCCCGCGCCCTTGTTTTGGATCCTGAGGTAGTAGTATGCGATGAGCCTGTAAGTGCTCTTGATGTTTCGGTTCAATCGCAGGTTTTAAACCTTCTTTTGGATATGCAAAAAGAAAGAAACTTAACCCTGTTGTTTATTTCGCACGGTTTAAATGTAGTTAAGCATATGTCCGATAGAGTTGCTGTTATGTATTTGGGCTCTATAATGGAGATGGCTCCTTCGTTGGAGATATACAAGGATCCTTTGCATCCTTATACTCAGGCCTTGATTGCAGCCATTCCCGACACCGATCCCGATAACAGGCGAAGAAGAATACCTTTTACCGGTGAAATTCCTTCACCGATTCATCTTCCTACAGGCTGTCCTTTCCATTTAAACTGCACAAAGAAAATCGATAAGTGCTCGGTTGAAAAACCTGTGCTTCGCGAAGTTGCAGAAGGACATATGTGTGCCTGCCATTTGGTATAA
- a CDS encoding ABC transporter ATP-binding protein — protein MSGENLLTIEDLSVSFKSGAGDPVEVIDRVSLKLERGKTLSLVGESGCGKSVTASSVMRILPQPYGIVTNGKILFEGQNILDLPIEEMYKKRGAEIAMIFQEPMTALNPVHIVEKQIGEVFELHRPEIAKDDRQQHVLKVLKDVEMPSAEQRLKNYPFQLSGGMRQRVMIAMALAGHPKLLIADEPTTALDVTVQAQILALIKALQEKNNMSVLYITHDMGVVAEVSDDVAVMYAGQIVETADVNTIFKNPRHPYTRGLIASMPKMNSEPKTHLPYIKGAVPSPRAYPATCRFAERCSYATDYCRSNTPKLEEFEPGHFIRCFRAKELD, from the coding sequence ATGAGTGGAGAAAACCTTCTCACGATTGAGGATCTTTCCGTTTCTTTTAAAAGCGGTGCAGGGGATCCTGTAGAGGTAATAGACAGAGTATCGTTAAAATTGGAACGAGGAAAGACTTTATCCCTTGTAGGGGAGTCGGGATGCGGAAAAAGTGTAACAGCTTCTTCTGTTATGCGTATTTTGCCTCAGCCGTACGGAATTGTTACCAACGGAAAAATACTTTTTGAGGGTCAAAACATTTTGGATCTGCCCATTGAAGAGATGTATAAAAAGCGCGGTGCAGAGATTGCGATGATCTTCCAAGAGCCTATGACGGCTTTAAACCCTGTGCACATTGTTGAAAAGCAGATTGGAGAAGTCTTTGAACTTCACCGTCCCGAAATAGCAAAGGACGATAGACAGCAACACGTTTTGAAGGTTTTAAAAGATGTAGAAATGCCGTCTGCCGAACAGAGGTTAAAAAACTATCCCTTTCAGCTTTCAGGCGGAATGCGGCAGCGTGTTATGATTGCTATGGCCTTGGCCGGCCATCCTAAACTGCTTATTGCAGATGAACCGACAACGGCTTTGGACGTTACCGTTCAAGCCCAAATTTTGGCCCTAATAAAGGCCTTACAAGAAAAAAACAATATGAGTGTTCTGTACATCACACATGATATGGGTGTTGTTGCAGAGGTCAGTGATGATGTTGCGGTTATGTATGCGGGACAAATTGTTGAAACCGCCGATGTTAATACTATCTTTAAAAACCCGCGCCATCCTTACACAAGAGGATTAATTGCGTCAATGCCCAAGATGAATTCTGAGCCTAAGACGCATCTACCATATATAAAAGGTGCCGTACCCTCTCCGAGGGCTTATCCAGCCACCTGCCGTTTTGCAGAGCGATGTTCTTATGCAACCGATTACTGCCGTTCAAATACGCCCAAGCTTGAGGAATTTGAACCGGGGCATTTTATCAGATGCTTTAGAGCAAAGGAGTTAGACTAA
- a CDS encoding ABC transporter substrate-binding protein: MTLLKKLTMLLILSSAVLMLIISCNGSNQNTGMKSSGAVAMAESSMAEEMAAGLPDFNSPPVEDKNLKVEGMPEEVVWITSYPKDLSSKNTKKGGTFHTYIDEYPTTFRYTGPESNLGTRDLMWPHVGFVGENNETQEITPLAATHWAFGADNQTVYYKLNENMKWSDGVPCTADDWVFAWEVMCSPNLNDPWYNDYYSKLEVKKINDYCVSVKYLESDKLEKIILIGQTDFKPRPKHFFNGELKKDWYIEYNWKIEPTNGAYIVKESECVQGEMIVVEKVADWWGHSYPHLKNQANIQKIEYKVITGGLDIIENYFWNGEIDMLNMNFPHVWRRGATNDNVTKGYVDRWVCNYLPTSSMSGMFFNTKYPLFSNKKVRQAMYYAIDIQGMIDQALYGDYKRMHNMCNGQVAYGTDFNDHTIRKPDFNPETARKMFAEAGYSQVGSDGILKNAKGERLSFELLYGFAGHTERLSVLKEQAKKAGVEIELKLMESGAFNAFINKKHQAYWGGYAPRTWPSPWQFFGKANADKVSTNNTFGWWSPEMEKLLDVDRSGPTLAEKAENNRKIEQIVHDEALIVPGTYIDFYRCGTWKWVKLPWWGNRKFNITDDYFKYDGYMWIDEDIRQEVLKAKSEGKTFEPRVWTPSTRYIAD, translated from the coding sequence ATGACGTTATTGAAGAAGTTAACTATGTTACTTATTTTGTCGTCGGCAGTCTTGATGCTTATTATTTCTTGCAATGGATCAAATCAGAACACCGGTATGAAGAGTAGCGGTGCCGTCGCCATGGCTGAATCAAGCATGGCTGAAGAAATGGCTGCCGGCTTACCCGATTTTAATTCGCCGCCCGTTGAGGACAAGAATCTCAAAGTGGAGGGAATGCCTGAGGAAGTAGTTTGGATAACAAGTTATCCGAAAGACTTATCGTCAAAAAACACAAAGAAGGGAGGTACATTTCATACATACATTGATGAGTACCCCACAACTTTCAGGTACACAGGCCCTGAATCAAATTTAGGTACAAGAGATCTTATGTGGCCCCATGTCGGTTTCGTTGGAGAAAATAATGAAACCCAAGAGATTACACCTCTTGCTGCTACACACTGGGCTTTCGGTGCAGACAATCAAACAGTTTATTACAAGCTCAATGAAAACATGAAGTGGTCGGATGGCGTTCCTTGTACGGCAGATGACTGGGTTTTTGCTTGGGAAGTAATGTGTTCACCCAACTTAAATGACCCTTGGTATAACGACTACTACAGCAAACTCGAAGTTAAAAAGATTAACGACTATTGTGTTTCGGTTAAATATTTGGAATCGGACAAATTGGAAAAAATCATTCTTATCGGTCAAACCGATTTTAAACCCCGGCCCAAGCATTTCTTCAATGGAGAATTAAAAAAAGATTGGTACATTGAATATAACTGGAAGATTGAACCTACAAACGGAGCTTACATCGTAAAAGAATCCGAATGTGTTCAAGGCGAAATGATTGTTGTCGAAAAGGTTGCCGACTGGTGGGGACATTCTTATCCTCATTTAAAAAACCAAGCTAATATTCAAAAAATTGAATACAAGGTTATTACAGGCGGATTGGATATTATTGAAAACTATTTCTGGAACGGCGAAATCGATATGTTAAATATGAATTTCCCTCACGTTTGGAGAAGAGGTGCTACAAATGATAATGTTACCAAAGGTTATGTAGACCGCTGGGTATGTAATTATTTGCCTACTTCAAGTATGTCCGGGATGTTCTTTAACACAAAATATCCGTTGTTCAGCAATAAAAAAGTTCGACAAGCTATGTACTATGCTATCGATATTCAGGGAATGATCGATCAAGCCCTATATGGCGACTATAAGAGAATGCATAATATGTGTAATGGTCAGGTAGCTTACGGAACCGATTTTAATGATCACACAATCAGAAAGCCTGATTTTAATCCTGAAACTGCACGCAAAATGTTTGCAGAAGCCGGCTATTCCCAGGTTGGAAGCGATGGTATCTTAAAAAATGCAAAGGGTGAAAGACTCTCATTTGAGCTCCTTTACGGTTTTGCAGGCCATACAGAACGCTTGTCTGTTCTTAAAGAACAGGCTAAAAAAGCCGGAGTTGAAATTGAACTTAAGCTTATGGAAAGCGGTGCTTTTAACGCATTTATAAATAAAAAACATCAAGCTTATTGGGGCGGTTATGCTCCCAGAACATGGCCTTCACCCTGGCAGTTCTTTGGTAAAGCCAATGCCGATAAAGTAAGTACAAATAATACATTCGGCTGGTGGAGCCCTGAGATGGAAAAACTTTTGGATGTTGACCGCAGCGGACCTACTCTTGCAGAAAAGGCAGAAAATAACAGAAAGATTGAACAAATCGTTCATGATGAAGCCTTAATTGTTCCCGGTACCTACATCGACTTCTATCGATGCGGTACATGGAAGTGGGTAAAACTTCCTTGGTGGGGTAACCGAAAATTCAATATAACCGATGATTATTTTAAATATGACGGTTATATGTGGATTGATGAAGATATCCGTCAGGAAGTTCTTAAGGCCAAGTCCGAAGGCAAAACCTTTGAACCTCGTGTTTGGACTCCTTCAACCCGTTATATTGCGGACTAA
- a CDS encoding ABC transporter permease subunit, with protein sequence MTEQNTTNENLFLSKVKEYWGSFRDKFRIDPLMKKRLDRFAEIKKAKFSFVLIGVFFLLSLIAELFVSNRPLAMYVDGKLYFPTYGKVLLADDFNFRVGDELEVNYREFKKHIKEQKRGWILMPFVPYNPFETDSSSVPLALTFRGAPIMGISVSSKDALPMDNPADYMWIPLSDINGVKTGDKQYVWIKFADSADSKQPISDFFSNSKNWIGVAVNKSSSSESMNPADYIWHKIGSNDNRIDIGRDQILTVRFAKGDKGQMFHPLPPSFKTGHILGTDRIGRDIFARLVYGFRIAMSYALLVAAVTYFIGTIIGIAMGYFGGTFDIIFQRIIEIWERVPYLYMIMILASIFKPTFTMFVLINIAFNWTGKTWSMRAMSYRERERDYILAARSMGASTWRIITVHILPNVIVLIVTSLPFVISGGISSLTALDYLGYGLQPPTPSWGELLSIGTSTYAEAPWILLSVVTCFVLVLVMITFIGEGLRDAFDPRRFTVYK encoded by the coding sequence ATGACAGAGCAAAATACTACAAATGAAAATCTTTTTTTAAGTAAAGTCAAAGAATATTGGGGCTCTTTTAGAGATAAATTCAGAATTGACCCCTTGATGAAAAAACGTCTTGACCGTTTTGCAGAGATAAAAAAAGCAAAATTCTCCTTTGTTCTTATAGGTGTTTTTTTTCTTTTATCCCTTATTGCAGAATTGTTTGTGTCAAACAGGCCTTTAGCTATGTATGTTGATGGAAAATTGTATTTTCCCACTTACGGTAAAGTGCTTTTGGCTGACGATTTTAACTTTAGGGTTGGTGATGAGCTTGAAGTTAATTACCGCGAATTTAAAAAACACATTAAAGAGCAAAAACGCGGTTGGATATTAATGCCCTTTGTTCCATATAATCCTTTTGAAACAGATTCTTCTTCGGTTCCTTTAGCTTTAACATTTCGCGGTGCTCCTATTATGGGAATTTCAGTATCGTCGAAAGATGCTCTTCCCATGGATAATCCCGCAGACTATATGTGGATTCCTTTAAGCGATATAAACGGAGTTAAGACTGGAGACAAGCAATATGTTTGGATAAAATTTGCAGATTCTGCAGATTCGAAACAGCCGATATCGGACTTTTTCTCAAATTCCAAAAACTGGATAGGAGTAGCTGTAAATAAATCCTCATCTTCCGAGTCTATGAATCCAGCCGATTATATATGGCATAAGATAGGTTCAAACGATAATAGAATAGATATTGGACGAGATCAAATTTTGACGGTAAGATTTGCAAAGGGCGATAAGGGGCAAATGTTCCATCCTCTTCCTCCGTCATTTAAGACAGGTCATATTTTGGGAACCGACAGAATCGGGCGTGATATTTTTGCCCGTCTTGTATATGGATTTAGAATTGCAATGTCCTATGCTCTTCTTGTTGCTGCAGTAACTTATTTTATCGGTACAATTATAGGTATAGCAATGGGATACTTCGGCGGAACCTTCGATATAATTTTCCAAAGAATTATCGAAATATGGGAACGAGTTCCGTATCTGTATATGATTATGATTTTGGCATCAATATTCAAGCCTACTTTTACCATGTTCGTTCTAATCAACATTGCTTTTAACTGGACAGGTAAAACATGGAGTATGAGGGCTATGTCATATCGAGAGCGTGAACGCGATTATATTTTAGCAGCCCGATCTATGGGAGCCAGTACTTGGAGAATAATTACGGTGCATATATTGCCCAATGTAATCGTTTTGATAGTAACTTCTTTACCGTTTGTTATTTCTGGCGGTATAAGCTCGCTGACGGCTCTTGATTATCTTGGATATGGGTTACAGCCGCCTACACCGAGCTGGGGTGAACTTTTGAGCATCGGTACATCAACCTATGCTGAAGCTCCGTGGATTTTATTGTCGGTAGTTACATGCTTTGTGTTGGTTTTAGTAATGATTACCTTTATAGGTGAAGGCTTGCGGGACGCTTTTGACCCGCGCAGATTTACGGTATATAAATAG
- a CDS encoding ABC transporter permease subunit — translation MNNYFVRRLLLIIPTFIGITLVVFAVTRFVPGGPVERAIMQRMMANENKDTAASRQDSQPLNEEAMAALAAFYGFDKPWPIAYAEWAGNLLRGDLGRSTKYNDPVFEMIVSRFPISLRFGITSVVLVYAICIPLGIKKALKHRGTFDNVTSIVIFVGYALPSYIVAIILLQIFAFTLPWFPSGGAFSRNYMDMNFFQKIADNVWHMFLPMIAYTIGSFAVTTMYMKNNLMENMAADYIKTAVAKGRTFKDAMWKHAFRNSIIPIAAGLGGLITVFFSGSFLIEKIFNINGIGLLGFRAIVDRDYPIVLGSLVMTALLSLLGNILSDLILSLIDPRIRLGE, via the coding sequence ATGAATAACTATTTCGTACGAAGATTGCTTTTGATTATTCCTACTTTTATAGGTATAACCTTGGTAGTCTTTGCTGTAACCAGGTTTGTTCCCGGCGGCCCCGTTGAAAGGGCAATTATGCAGAGGATGATGGCAAATGAGAATAAAGATACTGCTGCCAGTAGGCAGGATTCTCAACCTTTAAATGAAGAAGCCATGGCTGCACTGGCAGCTTTTTACGGCTTTGATAAGCCCTGGCCTATAGCTTATGCTGAATGGGCCGGAAATTTGCTTCGGGGAGATTTAGGCCGTTCCACTAAATATAATGATCCTGTTTTTGAGATGATAGTGAGCCGATTTCCTATTTCCTTGCGGTTTGGAATAACCTCTGTTGTCTTAGTTTATGCGATATGTATTCCTTTAGGAATAAAAAAAGCTTTAAAACATAGAGGTACATTTGATAATGTAACGTCAATTGTTATATTTGTCGGTTATGCCCTTCCAAGTTATATCGTTGCTATAATCTTATTACAGATATTTGCATTTACATTACCATGGTTTCCTTCAGGAGGAGCGTTTTCGCGAAATTACATGGATATGAACTTTTTCCAAAAAATTGCAGATAATGTATGGCATATGTTTTTGCCAATGATAGCCTATACAATCGGGTCTTTTGCCGTTACAACCATGTACATGAAAAATAACCTTATGGAAAACATGGCTGCAGATTATATAAAGACGGCTGTTGCGAAAGGAAGAACTTTTAAAGATGCTATGTGGAAACATGCATTTAGAAACAGTATCATTCCTATCGCTGCAGGTTTGGGCGGCTTAATTACGGTATTCTTTTCAGGCTCATTTCTTATCGAAAAAATATTCAATATCAACGGTATAGGTCTTTTAGGTTTTAGGGCAATTGTTGACAGAGATTATCCTATTGTTTTGGGCTCTCTTGTAATGACTGCTTTATTAAGTTTGCTTGGAAATATTCTGAGCGATCTTATACTTTCACTGATTGACCCTCGAATAAGGTTAGGAGAATAG